One stretch of Armatimonadota bacterium DNA includes these proteins:
- a CDS encoding RNA-binding S4 domain-containing protein, translating into MTNNQTITIRTETITLGQLLKLAGIIGSGSDARSWLEEHPTLVNGQRDVRRGRKLRPGDRLSGLPGGVTIELSGTGAK; encoded by the coding sequence ATGACCAATAACCAAACCATAACAATCCGGACCGAAACGATTACGCTGGGCCAACTGCTCAAGCTTGCCGGCATCATAGGCAGCGGCAGCGACGCGCGATCATGGTTGGAGGAGCATCCAACTCTCGTCAACGGCCAGCGCGACGTACGCCGGGGACGCAAACTGCGGCCGGGAGACCGACTTTCGGGCCTGCCGGGCGGCGTAACGATTGAGCTTTCCGGTACTGGCGCTAAGTGA
- a CDS encoding orotidine 5'-phosphate decarboxylase → MKPVVQISLDLTSIAEALQTAHIAMRAGIDWLEAGTPLILAEGLHGVRALREAFPETPIVADLKTMDGGYLEAEMMAGAGATHVVVMARAHPATVKQVVQAGHDTGVKVMGDNLGCEDMVAGARLLEELGCDYVIHHIGYDERRDADVQQRHGGRMPSPLDQLAEVTRAVSVPVQAVGGLSIEQAIACPRYGAPLVVIGAPLAVDADAFKPAGGDLEGTLRAICASIREVD, encoded by the coding sequence ATGAAGCCTGTAGTACAGATATCTTTGGACCTGACCAGCATCGCCGAAGCGCTTCAGACCGCGCACATCGCCATGCGGGCCGGCATCGACTGGCTGGAAGCCGGTACGCCGCTTATCCTGGCTGAAGGGCTCCATGGTGTTCGGGCGCTGCGAGAGGCATTTCCTGAAACGCCTATCGTGGCCGATCTGAAAACGATGGATGGCGGATACCTGGAGGCCGAGATGATGGCCGGCGCCGGCGCTACGCATGTGGTGGTGATGGCGCGCGCGCATCCCGCAACCGTGAAACAGGTAGTCCAGGCGGGACACGATACGGGTGTTAAGGTTATGGGAGACAACCTGGGTTGTGAGGACATGGTTGCCGGCGCCAGGCTGTTGGAGGAGCTCGGCTGCGACTATGTGATCCACCATATCGGTTACGACGAGAGGCGCGACGCGGATGTGCAGCAACGGCATGGCGGCCGGATGCCGAGTCCACTGGATCAACTGGCCGAGGTGACCCGCGCCGTAAGCGTACCGGTTCAGGCAGTAGGCGGCCTCAGCATCGAGCAGGCCATTGCATGCCCGCGCTATGGCGCCCCACTGGTGGTGATTGGCGCGCCTCTAGCCGTGGATGCCGATGCGTTCAAGCCAGCCGGTGGCGACCTTGAAGGGACCCTGAGAGCTATCTGTGCC